TTCCTCCCTCTCATGAGATACCTCTCTCAATAACACAAGCTGGGCAAGTTGAGTTTGAAAATGAATATCACATAATTCTAAAAAGTGCCCAAATGGGGTCTTCTTAAACAATGATTTCTGACTTTTAGTCAACTTAGATTTCAAGTCAGTAATGACACTCTTGTCATTAAAATGTTGAACCTTACTACCAAACCTCTTGGAGGGGTATATCTTTAAATGAGCCTGCaggaaaaaacaaaacaattaaacaTGCAACCAGtttcaaaaaatataaacatgaaaAATTTATAAGTACTTTACATTTATAAAACGACTTATATGTATTTAACTTTGTATggtttaaatatacatataaaaaaaaaacaattcattCACTAAGGTAAACAAGTTCAAAACTCATTAAGCAACATCGTTCACTGTTATCTGTAAAGTAACCAGGTACATATGTAACCAGGTACACATGAAACCAGGtaccaaaaaataataaaacagcttaacaacaaaaaaaaacacagcaataacaataaaacaaacacaaaacagaATTTAAGATTATGCAAATTAACTACAAATCTACAAGAACCCAgatacacaaccataaaaaaaattaaaaaaatagaatccacctgtaaccaggtacaaaaaaaaaacagtttaacaacaaaagaaaacacaacaataactataaaacaaacacaaaacagaATTGAACATTATACAAATTAACTACAAAACTACAAGAAACCAaatacacaaccataaaaaaataaaacaaacagaaTCCACCCAATGTGAAACACAACAACAGAAACATAAACAGATGAacaattttatattataataattaaaaaaataaacacataCCCCAACATGTTTAGTCTCATGAGAATCATCTCCAGCATCCTTACTACCAGATGCACACGAATCCTTCGCCTGTTTAACAGTGGAAGGCGATTTACTTGTCTTCCTTGCAACAGAGGAAGGGGATTTACTCTTCTTCCTTGCAACAGACTTCAAATGTGTAATGTTACTCCTTCGAGGAAGAATCTCGCAAATATCATCCCCTACATTCTTCGATTCATCCTCTACTATACCAGAAATTTTCTTCTCCGAACCAGAAACACCACCGCATTCACCACAGTGATCCATCACACAAATTCGAGCAAGAGAAATATCAATGCACtgcataaaaaaaaacaaacaacacaaatgaaaaaagaaaaacagataTACACATATATAGAGCACAAATCACAAATAACTACCCATAAACTTCCCAAATAATAAACTGATCAAAAACTGACAAAAACCCCACTAAAAAACTAACGATAAAATCGTGCACCAAATATAAAAACCGTCATTAACACAGATTAAAAAACAACCACCCACGAcagaaaaatatataatacaaagcAAAATTAACAATCaatttacattaaaaaaaataaaataaaataaaccctGAAACCGGGTACTCACCGATACGAAAACACCACAAAGAGGCACAAATCCACAACGAGAAACTTATAAAAAtcctaagaaaaagaaaaaaaagaagaaatcaaCACAAAAAACCAAAtgctgaaagaaagaaaaaatttgaaccaaacgATATATAAAAAACGTGATACTGAAGCAAACGGAAAAAGACATACCTGAAACCAGGTACTCACCGAGACGAAACACACGCACAGAGGGCAGAAAATCGACaacaaagaactcaaataaacCCTAACACAAGAACGAAAACTAAGAACACAAATCACCACTGAAGAAAACGtgatacttaataaaatatactaATAAAATTCAGAAAACGTGAAGAAGATAAAAACGTGATAGAGGCTGGGTACTCAAGTACCTGCATGCATACTAGGAATTGATTTCcttacaaaaaaaattcaaaaataaaataaaataaaataataaaaaaaacacataaaatgactaaaaagccCTCACAAAAATACACATAAATGCATAATAAACCACTACTGAATTaaaattttcttacaaaaatgtttaccaaaataataaaaataataataaaaataaaaagacaaaaaTTTACTCATAAAAATACccctatagaaaaaaaaaacgtatacaaaaaaatatgggatataaaagcaatattttgataaatatgggaaaacaaaacccataaaaaaggaaaacaacaaaaaaaaaaccataaaaaatgcacacaaaaaaaaaaaagccatatataTCAAATTTTAGTAAATTTTCCCATATTTAATGTAAATTCCTCAATTAGTTTATAAAGGAAACCTAAAaccttaattatttttttacacttGGGCTTCCTATTATATTTTCTGGGTCCAAGTCCAACCCAACCTAATATCAATTCACCCTCGTTCCGTTCATTCaacactttctttcttttactctCAGGCCGCCTCCACCATCCTCTCTAGCGAACTCGCCGTGTTCGCTCTCAGCCACCGAGCCACCGCCACGAACCACCGCCTACCGAAACGGACTACACCATCAAGCAACCACCACGAAGTCTCGCAGGACACGAGCTCTTTCTACACTCACGTCACCTGCCACCATCCTCCGCCACTCCGGTCCATAGACCACGGCACAGGCTCGGGCGTATTCTGAGTCGCTTGTAGTAGGTATTTTTAAGCCTAAATGATTCAGTTTTTATACCATAAGTGGCTCAGAGAAGGATATTGGGATTCTATGCATTGATTACTTTGTATCTATACAGTACTTATTCTTATGCCTATATTAAATACTATATATAGACAAGTCCAATCGGGAATGTGTGGAATTTAACAAATGGGGTTCTACAAAATCTTCAGAATGATTAATCTATATGTTAACTTAGTTAATATATTTCTTAAAAATTGTAACTtagttaatatatttattaaaaattgtaaaaaaattgttctttgttgtatttgtttgaatgtttaacgactttttgttaaataaaaagtTGTGTGGCTGTAGACTTGTTATTTGCAAACTGATTTTTTGTTCATGTGATGTTTTGGGTAACTCAAGTACCATAAAAGACATTGCTAAGAGTATTTGATCTTAGCAAGGAGGAAACTGCACCATGTTCAATTTGTTGTTTATTGACAATATTTTTATGAATTCTGTGTGTTTGTTCTTAGGATTGAATTATGATCTTACatgtttaaattatgtttatCATTATGGACGGTAATgaattcataaatatatatatttttataaaaaaaagatATATTATAAATGATTTCCTAATTTATTCAGAAGTAATTTGTAAATGATGCACCCTTTCTTTCCTACTTAATACCAAAAAAATAAAATGCAGTTGGTCGGACAATTCCAGAGAAGTACCAAAGAGAAAGGTTGAATAGAATTCTCAACTCAAGCTCTCTTTATTGAGGAATAATGGGTAAGAGAGGCAAGAGTCAGCTGAAAGGGGATAAAAATCCTAAAAAGAAATTCCATAACAAAGATAAAATTGTTGATGAAGACATGGACGACGAAATTGACGCCTGTATGTTcactcttctttcttcttcttcctcttatttacTCATTTATTTACTTTTTGGGTTTTAGTGGAGAAAGTGATGgtatttttatattttgtgtttGAAGTTCACAAGCAGAGGGATTTGGTTTCATTGGATGTGAACAAAGACATGGAAGAttcagatgatgatgatgaactGCCCGTCTTTGATTTTGAGGTTtagaattttgaaaattattCTTACCTCCTACAATGGCTCATACATATTTATGGGTTTACAATGAATTTGatttatatctttatatattcatatttatatatggattaaAATAATTGACATTGTGGGACAGGATGGTGATGAAGACaaggatgaaagtgatgaagatGAAGACGACATCCGGGATACTGGGCTTGCTGCAAAAAGTGAGAAATGTGCTTTTGTTTTTGTACCATGAGTTGCTTTATCTCAAATCatcattatattatataagaCGATTTGTGTTGAAAAATCTAGAAAAATGAGATAGTGGAAATGGCATAAAGTCCCTTGATAGTCATGAACGACAACATTCTTAGTAATTTACATATATGATACTCACTTCACAAGATATGTTAATTACTGCATTTACTAATTCTTACCAGTTGAAAGGGGATAACATCTGCTTGCACTCATAATACTCACTGATTACTGTTATTCTTATTACCTGTAGTGGCTAAGCAGCAAAAGTACTTGCGGGAAAAGTTTGGTGGTGTTGAGGATGATATGCATGGCGATGATGAGGAGGATGACGATGAACAAAAGGCAGTGTGGGGGGGAAGAAAGGACCTATATTATGATGCTGATAACATTGATTTTGAGGTGAGGAATTGTATTCTGGCAGTCACTCATCTCGTTTTGCTAGGAGTGTTCTGTTTATCATTGTTCTTGTTACTTTCATAAGTATAATAATTGTGTAAAATGCATAAGTTTATTCTTTAGTAAAATGGTAATGCCTTTTAAATCTTGTTACTTGTTTCATTTTGGTTTAGATACGATCAAGCGATGATGAGTCCCCTGCTGAGGAGGAGGCAGAGGTGATAaggttgcagaaagaaaatgcaAAATCTATGTCTATGGCGGACTTTGGCCTTGAAGATACGAGTGAAGATGAGAGTGATAGAGAATTAACTTTAGAGGTGAGTATTGAATAGCACACTACTATATTGATGTCAGTAAACCATTATTTTTCTGACTTTCTCTTCTTGTGGTGGATAGAAATTGATTTTCTAGATTGTTAAATTTCACGTACCACCATATATTTCATTTTTACAGGAAATATCGGTTAAAGGAAAAACCACCAAAAAGTCCAGTTTGAAAACAAAAGGGGCAGAGAACATGGGTACAGATTTTGAGGAGGTTAAGAAAGATTTGAGTGCTCTATCAAAGGAGGAGCTGATGGATGTTTTGTTTAGGTAGAGCTATTACTTTCATTTTCTTAAAGTTTCTTTTGCAGTTGTCATATATTGCCATATTTCACAAGGGAAAGTCATTATCTCATGTATTGGTGTCCTTGGAAATATAAGATGTTTTATCTCTTCATTCATTCTGCTAAACTATATAGGGTAAAATTACTTGTTTTAAAATTTATTCTAGATTATTTGAAATTTCTATGTTTCCATGCTTAGTTAACAACTTTTCCCTCCAGCTCTGCTCCAGAGTTAGTTGGTTTGCTGTCAGAACTGAACGATGCAACTGATCAGCTTGAAAACAAAGTTGATCCACTTTTAAACAAGGTATTGCTTGCTCTGTTGATTGTTTCCATCTTGTTTCATGCTTGATTCACCCCTTCAAATGGCTGCTTCCCACTTACAATGACTATGGATTGCTTGGTCAAAACTATGTCAGGACTCAAATTAATATCCTCAATTGAATGAAACAGGTTTGAATTGTATCGAGGTGTAGGCTTTGAATGACATTCACAAAAAgtcataaaattattaaaaataagaaagCACCCAAAGTTTACAAAAATTCATCCCATTTGTCTTCTTCGTTTTCCAATACTGCCATTTTTTTCTTTACTGCATCAAGAAATACATTTAATAACTTATAAGCAAACTAATAATTCATTACATGCTTTACAATGAATAATGTATCTTGATAGTTTACCAACATTTGTGACTTTGATGAGCTTGGACATTCAAACATTTCAAGAAAATGatcattttgttttctattttATACACGTAGAGTTAGTGTTATTTTAATTGTTACTTTGGTGGCATTAAATTCTACAAACATCTACTACTTATATTAGGTAAAAAACGGGGAAGTCATGTTGGAAGGAGGAATTCGTTATTTAGAATTGAAGAAGCTTCTTCTGTTGTCTTATTGCCAAGCAATAGCTTTCTATCTTCTTCTCAAATCTGAAGGGCAGCCTGTCCGTGATCATCCTGTACTAGCTCGCCTTGTAGAAATCAGGAGCTTATTAGACAAGGTCTGCAATTCTTTTTAAGAAGCATCTCTACTTTTACTGTATTTCTTTATTTCTATAACCatgttcttttctttctttctttttcttcttcttcttcttccctctaTAGACAAAACAACTCGATGGAAATCTTCCTGCAGAGCTGGAGGAGATTCTTAACAAAAGTAATGTGGTGAAATCAGCGGCAAAGCTTGGTAAAGAGAACGGCTTATTGGCATCTGCTTCTTTTGTAAAAGATCATGTGCGCTCTCTTGCCACTACAGATATTCAAGAAGCAGCTGAGGTAGTTACTATATTCTTATCTCTATGAAGTTTTTTAGATTCTTCAATTTGTTGGACctttgaaaaaaaacaaaaaaaattatggatGCTATAATGAAGTGTACAGTGCCAATAAATTTATTCATTCTTTCAATTTACTTTTGGATGGTTATGATTATCAGAGttcttattgtttattttttgcaaaatatttaaattatgtatatatgtattttcTATTTTGGTCAAGAAGCATGGCAATACATTAAGGTTCATTTTTGAAACATGCTCTCAGATATGTATTTGTGAATTCTATGTTGATAATGATCTTTCCACTTGACTCTTTAGTTTTTCCTTTAAATGGCAGCCTAATAAGAAAGCTGATTCGGTAAAGGTGGACTTAATCAAGGACAGCGAGAAAAAATCTGAGAAACGCAAACGCCAGGTAAATTTTGCAtggatttttgtttaaattatagatTTTCCtaattctttctctctctctctctttgaatTAGGCATGCTCATTTTGCTTATGTGAAGTTGTTCATATTGTGGCAGGATGAACAGGTTGGATTAGAGAGCATGAAAATGTTAAAGGTAAGAGCTGACCTGGAGGAAAAGTTGAAGCAGAAAGGTGTCTTTAGTTCCAGcactccaaagattgataaggcCCAAAAACTTCAAAAACCCTTAAACCGGTATTGGAATTGCTCTTATGCTTCAGATTAATAATGTATTCTTTTTGTTATGTGCTAAATCAGTCAAATTTGAAACCGTAGGAAGCTTGAAACATATGATGATTTTGATGATGACACTGGAAATGCCCAAGTGGCTGCTCGTGGATTGACCAATGGTCATGCAAGCTCATTGAGCTCAAGCAAATTTTCTCAACTTCTTGCTGCTGGCAACAAGTCAAAGGTAcagatagagtttgttattgatTAATATTTAATGATTGGTAAATTGTAGCATGCATACGAAAGCATGCCATAAGTTGGGATTAATGTCCTGGCCATAACATGTCACTCCAATGATGTATATATACTGTAGATGTCTTATCAGGTTACCTTGTCTTGTTGATCTTCAATGGTATGATTCCATACCACAGAAGGCTTACTACTGATTTTTGTCACTTCATCATGGAGTGTCTCGTACATTTTTCTGCCTTATAAGCTATAATATATTTGCTCTGACTGAAGCACTATAAC
This genomic interval from Humulus lupulus chromosome 8, drHumLupu1.1, whole genome shotgun sequence contains the following:
- the LOC133796541 gene encoding protein THALLO, whose product is MGKRGKSQLKGDKNPKKKFHNKDKIVDEDMDDEIDAFHKQRDLVSLDVNKDMEDSDDDDELPVFDFEDGDEDKDESDEDEDDIRDTGLAAKMAKQQKYLREKFGGVEDDMHGDDEEDDDEQKAVWGGRKDLYYDADNIDFEIRSSDDESPAEEEAEVIRLQKENAKSMSMADFGLEDTSEDESDRELTLEEISVKGKTTKKSSLKTKGAENMGTDFEEVKKDLSALSKEELMDVLFSSAPELVGLLSELNDATDQLENKVDPLLNKVKNGEVMLEGGIRYLELKKLLLLSYCQAIAFYLLLKSEGQPVRDHPVLARLVEIRSLLDKTKQLDGNLPAELEEILNKSNVVKSAAKLGKENGLLASASFVKDHVRSLATTDIQEAAEPNKKADSVKVDLIKDSEKKSEKRKRQDEQVGLESMKMLKVRADLEEKLKQKGVFSSSTPKIDKAQKLQKPLNRKLETYDDFDDDTGNAQVAARGLTNGHASSLSSSKFSQLLAAGNKSKVVSGDDDLPKRDDIGERRRKHEVNVLHRAGIVAEDDVGDEIGAVETNGDDVEMDEEGASEEGSEDEFYNQVKEQRAAKLAAKAQIYSRNSTLPVPSLPEIVDGKRHISYQIQKNRGLTRQRNKKLKNPRKKYKEKHKKAVERRKGQVRDVKTPKGRYPGEASGINAAISRSVRLKS